CTGACGATCACCTTCCAATAGGGCCGGTTATCCCCGAGCTGTTCCCGATAGCTTGTCCCCATCTTCCTTTGCCTCCTTCCCGTCTGTCTGCAGATACCTGGTCTCCACCAGGTCCCAGATCTCATCCCGTCCCTGTTTGGTCACGGAAGAGTAGGGGATGATCACCGTTCCAGGCACCAGGTCAAGTCCCTGGCGGATCAGTTTCAGCTGCTTATCCTTCTGGCTGCGCTTGATCTTGTCCAGCTTGGTGGCAATGATGATGGGATGAAAGCCCTGGGCTACGATCCACTGGTACATCATCTTGTCATTGGCGGAGGGCGCGTGCCGGATATCAATGAGAAGAAAGACGGCTTTCAGCTGTTCCGACCCGTGGAGATACCGCTCGATCAGCTGGCCCCATTTCCGCTTCTCCTGTTCCGAGACTTTGGCGTACCCGTATCCTGGCAAATCCACCAGGTAGAGCTCCTCATTGATGTTATAAAAATTAATGGTCTGTGTCTTCCCCGGAGTGGCCGAGATCCGCGCCAGC
This window of the Massilistercora timonensis genome carries:
- the yihA gene encoding ribosome biogenesis GTP-binding protein YihA/YsxC, which produces MIIRNVNLETVCGITSPLPENHLPEIAFAGKSNVGKSSLINGLMNRKALARISATPGKTQTINFYNINEELYLVDLPGYGYAKVSEQEKRKWGQLIERYLHGSEQLKAVFLLIDIRHAPSANDKMMYQWIVAQGFHPIIIATKLDKIKRSQKDKQLKLIRQGLDLVPGTVIIPYSSVTKQGRDEIWDLVETRYLQTDGKEAKEDGDKLSGTARG